Genomic window (Trichomycterus rosablanca isolate fTriRos1 chromosome 16, fTriRos1.hap1, whole genome shotgun sequence):
ctctttcacccactgctggaccgggcaccctgcccctacagccacctgggctaacGCACTCAAACAGACCGGACATATTGGCCCACTGTaccaccagagccacccaaatgccacaatcccacttctgacaccaatgtggcgccagcgagcaggaaggcgagcgtcgggGCTGCGAGTGAGCTGTccttggcagttcactcagtggattaggacagacactcattcatacacagtCATTCACACAACAGACAATCATAAAGGCTACCTATCCAGCCCTCACCGTAGCCACCCCAGccccaacactgggctacacggccacggtaagtacggacagcatggccgcaagggcttctgggtaaagcccgtggcggccccctagcggtgacgctacaatatatatatacagtgtatcacaaaagtgagtacacccctcacatttctgcagatatttaagtatatcttttcatgggacaacactgacaaaatgacactttgacacaatgaaaagtagtctgtgtgcagcttatataacagtgtaaatttattcttccctcaaaataactcaatatacagccattaatgtctaaaccactggcaacaaaagtgagtacacccctaagagactacacccctaaatgtccaaattgagcactgcttgtcattttccctccaaaatgtcatgtgatttgttagtgttactaggtctcaggtgtgcatagggagcaggtgtgttcaatttagtagtacagctctcacactctctcatactggtcactgaaagttccaacatggcacctcatggcaaagaactctctgaggatcttaaaagacgaattgttgcgctacatgaagatggccaaggctacaagaagattgccaacaccctgaaagtgagctgcagcacagtggccaagatcatccagcgttttaaaagagcagggtccactcagaaaagacctcgcgttggtcgtccaaagaagctgagtgcacgtgctcagcgtcacatccaactgctgtctttgaaagataggcgcaggagtgctgtcagcattgctgcagagattgaaaaggtggggggtcagcctgtcagtgctcagaccatacgccgcacactacatcaaattggtctgcatggctgtcaccccagaaggaagcctcttctgaagtctctacacaagaaagcccgcaaacagtttgctgaagacatgtcaacaaaggacatggattactggaaccatgtcctatggtctgatgagaccaagattaatttgtttggttcagatggtctcaagcatgtgtggaggcaatcaggtgaggagtacaaagataagtgtgtcatgcctacagtcaagcatggtggtgggaatgccatggtctggggctgcatgagtgcagcaggtgttggggagttacatttcattgagggacacatgaactccaatatgtactgtgaaatactgaagcagagcatgatcccctccctccggaaactgggtcgcagggcagtgttccagcatgataatgaccccaaacacacctctaagacgaccactgctttattgaagaggctgagggtaaaggtgatggactggccaagcatgtctccagacctaaacccaatagaacatctttggggcatcctcaagcggaaggtggaggagcgcaaagtctcgaatatccgccagctccgtgatgtcgtcatggaggagtggaaaagcattccagtggcaacctgtgaagctctggtaaactccatgcccaggagagttaaggcagttctgggaaataatggtggccacacaaaatattgacacttcaggaactttcactaaggggtgtactcacttttgttgccggtggtttagacattaatggctgtatattgagtttttttgagggaagaataaatttacactgttatataagctgcacacagactacttttcattgtgtcaaagtgtcattttgtcagtgttgtcccatgaaaagatatacttaaatatctgcagaaatgtgaggggtgtactcacttttgtgatacactgtatatacatatatatatatacagtatatacatacacacatacatatacacaggtATTTTAACCACCCAGAATAAGCTTTTGCCTAAACATACACAATTGTACCTCATGTGGCAACAGAGTAAGCAAACacgaaactaaataaatgtgtttttaccatgctttacagtaggaATGAGCTTTTGGTGCTTGTTCTGGGAGGAAGGCCAGTGACGCCAGCCATTATTGATGAAATCAGAAATTCTACTCTACCAAATTCATCTGATGGAAGATTGTCTTGATTTTAGTGCAAGGTCAAAAATTTGTGCAAATTTAGGTTTGGCAGTAAGACAATGATCTacagcacaaaaacaaaaacaggatTTTGGAGCAAACTAATCAAAGTCCCAAACGTACTAAGAtgctacagaactacagaaatgtttatatttaaacaaTGTATGAGAATACCGGTTCCCTATCTTATTTCAAATGTTAAGGATCTAAAACCCTTCAGTATGATACATATGCAAAAAACAGACTTTAACACATGGAATACATTAAATTTATTATGGTATTGAAAACTGAACAGCTTTACCAAGCATTAAAGATGAGCATTCGAAAGTCACAGACCAGTCGTCTACTTAGCCAGGAAATGGTTCCTGTAAAATTTTGGTATTCACCTATGCCAAGCAACACATACCAAACTAACCTACCAAGTCAAACTGGTTTAACTAAGTCAGATATTTTTCTCATAAGGCTGTGAATTTGATGTTAGATTACTTACTGCTCTTGATGCATTTATATACCAGTGGGGGGAAAAAACAACCCAACACAAATGATagtaaagaagaaaaacaacaatcaTGAAACACCCATGCTCATCCACAGAAACGATACTTTATGACATAGTACTGTTTGAGGAAGAGGGCAGATAAATAAAGCACATGAACACAGAAAAACGTAGCTTAATAAAGACATGACCAGAATGGAAtttgactttttattttgaaaaatcGACAGTTTACAGACGACGGCCACGGCGACCTCCCTTTCTGCGGGTGCTGTCTGATGGAATAGGGGTGACATCCTCTGCAACAAAAATAAGATTATGAATTATTTTAGCATTGTATTGTATGAGGATAACCATCTTTTACCCCCTTATCATTTAATGCAGTTACAAGGTAACAGGTATAAAGCCAGTCCTATCACTGACAGTGTATAAAAATTGGACAAAGGCACCAAGAGTTTTATTATCTTAactgggcttttttttttttttaactactaCACTGGTACACAAGTGATAAATCTTTGTCATGTGATAAAAATTTCTTAGGCTGCAGCTGCACTGCAAAACAATTTCTGATAAAAATGCATATAAAGTCCTGGGAGCCTGGATCGTAACTTTGTCTACATTGACTTGTTGAAAGAGGGGTATGGTCATGCTCAGAACATATTCAGCCACTCAGAACAATTCAGCCACTCTGGCATAATTATAAATTTAGCTCGGACTAAGCATCTTTTGCTACAGCTACTTGTTTGCAACCACAGCTACTACGATGCCATAATGAGGGAGCCAAGCCTTGTGTACAAACTTGAATTAGGATTGTGTTTTCAATCTCgtcatattaaatatttatccaTTAAATTTAGCCTCTGGCAGCAATGTCACCAAGTTACAAAATAAAGTTGGGTTTGGACTGAAACCTCAGCCATAATGAGCTCTGACTATTTTAAATGACTAACTCAGTAACAACTGTTGCTGTACATCTAAGGTCAACAGAGAAGGGCTTATTAATCTGCAGATAAAAGTTTACTAAACTGAACACAGAATTGATCAGTGATCACATGTTATAACGAGTTTAATTTCAGGCCATTACTCTACATAAATGAATAGAAATAACAAGCAATTTGGTCTCTAGCCATAGTTTCTTACTGAGCTGTAATAGCTTAACCAGTATAAATTATATGAAAAAAGCTGTGCAATCCAGACCAAGTGAACAGTTTATGGTCCAAAACAGAGATGTTTTATTTGCTACATTTTATGATCTACTTTAACAAACTGGGTGGTAAACCAATAGCATAAACATTTTTGTTATTACAGCAACAATTGACTTTTAAAGGCAAATGGCTTTATCGCTGGGCTGCAGGGAAAATACCCACCTGACATGACACCATCACACATGGAATTTTATAGTGTTTTGACACGGCATAAAGCTTTACTTTTTCTGCACAATTCTAACTTTTTTGCTTGTAGGCACCTAGAACGTAACTCACCAATGCGGCCAATCTTCATGCCGGAACGAGCCAAAGCCCTAAGGGCAGACTGTGCACCTGGTCCTGGGGTCTTGgttctgaaaataataaaaagcaaaaaaaattaagtacaCAATTATACTCAAGGACAAGCATGCTATCAAAAATGTTTCTTTtgacaatttaataatgttactGTAACCTACAAGCATTAGTGCTGTGCAGTATGGACAATTTAATGACTGACCAACATGATGGCATGATGACTGACCAACAAGCACTACTTTAGTTTGATACACAACTCAGtcagaacaaaaacatttacTGGGAAAGACGAAGCTCTCGCCCACAAACATATGTTCTCACCTGTTACCACCGGTGGCCCTCAGTTTGATGTGCAGGGCAGTGATGCCCAGCTCCTTGCACCTCTGAGCCACATCCTGGGCAGCCAACATGGCAGCGTAGGGAGAGGACTCGTCTCTGTCGGCCTTCACCTTCATCCCACCAGTCACACGGCAAATTGTTTCCCTACAAAGCAGAGTGCTCATAGTTAGCTGAATGTACAGATCcagatcaaaacaaaacacacacatgctaaTAAGTAAAACACTCCTACCCCTTTCCCAATTTAGCCTTTCCAATATCATATGATGATTTACATGCTAAAACCACAGCCTATTTCTTTATAGCGGTGGATTCTTAGAGGGCccaaacaaatgtaaaatattatgcTCTGTGTATCCCTCCACCGCTGTTTGTTACaagaaataaattacaatacATTCTTGCTACAATAACAGTATTGGGAGTTTAAATAGCCAAACTAATCCTGACTCTGGCTTTTTTGCCCTTACTGAAGAGTTAACTTGAAAAGCAATCAGCAGAAACATCCTGGACCCTAACTAGACTTCGCATTCATTTTATATTATGACTGCAGTATGACATTTACAAATTGAATCATGTATATTAAATTCAATTGAAATGCAAGCGTTTAGGCAAACGATTAAAGTTGTGTATTAACACAACTGTTTAACAACCTTACAGGCATTGTTGGGTAACACTACAATCTTAAAATGTAGATCGAGAAAAATGACGACTCCTGCTCCTGTAACTTACTTGCCAGAAAGATCAGTGACGTGCACAAAGGTGTCGTTGAAGGATGCAAAGATGTGGCAGACTCCAAAGACGTTCTCGCCTTCGGCAACCTGAGGTCCCAGGCTGATGACCTGctcttccttcttttctttacCCTTGCGTGGTGCCATTGCTAGGGAGAAaaacatccaacatcagttaTCACACATGGTATAAGATTTACATATAACTGGACGTGCATGCCACCAGTGTGTTTATATCCGTCTGCTGTGTtggaatttaaaaaataaggttGCTTTCAGTTTTCTGGGATGTGTTATGTTTTAATAATTCAAGTAATTAAAGAAACACTACACTGGGACAGTCTGCCATCAATGCAAACCACATCTTACTGAAAATAAATTGACCACATGTACAAGGTGAGTTTAAAGGAAGGTAAGCAACTGATTCAGGCTATTATTTTCTGATATTTAATTAGAATTGgtgcattttgaatgaattcGTACACTTTAGAGTAGTTCCATGACACAACTCGATTCTAACCCCCAGGAGTGAATATGTGCAGAACACACACATGGTATTATGCATCTTTGTACTTGTTTTTAAAGGCAAATCTTAATTTATCCATTTTATTCAGACGTATTATACCATGGTGCTGTTTATAATGATGACTAGTACATGAGCTACTACATTTGTGCTGCTGATGGAAACAACTGGAATGCGTTTCCCTTAAAACCGGCTCCAAGTACATTAGCTTATTATATACTGAAGCCCCATAGTAGGTGAAAACAGCTGAAATTGATTTCATCTGAATATTCAACCACTAGAAAAAGAACCAGTCAGTGTGTAAAATGCAGGTAGGCCGTTATTATGGTGTTTAAGCCCATCAGTCCGGAAAACATCAAGTGCACGGAACACTGTTAACTCTTAACCAATTCAGAGAAATATGACTAACATTCTAAACGCAGACatgctagcattagccagcatGCTAAACTCACCACATTCTATTACAATATGATAACA
Coding sequences:
- the rps14 gene encoding 40S ribosomal protein S14 — translated: MAPRKGKEKKEEQVISLGPQVAEGENVFGVCHIFASFNDTFVHVTDLSGKETICRVTGGMKVKADRDESSPYAAMLAAQDVAQRCKELGITALHIKLRATGGNRTKTPGPGAQSALRALARSGMKIGRIEDVTPIPSDSTRRKGGRRGRRL